The Collimonas sp. PA-H2 genome contains a region encoding:
- a CDS encoding S41 family peptidase, whose translation MYMRRGFAILFFLAAAGQAQAVEPTAIQRLTAIAQLWSDVKWYSPALAGGDIDWDLALVDALPKAEAASTTPAFLDAVTALMRPLHDPAFQVFTIDEPNYVSKDIPQEILEWLPGDVALLHLHALGSLRPINGVDPLLQAALGQVAARAKKLIVDMRPTRESADDGYGMELPDELIANLIDQPLLLPATRYRYHTGFLPERGITTGGYSSASLTLETVRLLPAKGAHAVPMVFIVNQLNRVPLAALALQRAGKAWILAEGQFSAAWAVPVRAITVDGGKAGINYSVAELIFADGASGVGADASVAPDRSASAGSPAARAALKLLGSGVKPGRATAYSMRAAMPVRQIAQSYPEMRFPALPWRQLAVIKLWSTMDKFFPYLAYTDRPWNDALPEFLARMETVRDGREYALALTEMATWLDDSHVRVDGPEHASLVGEAPAGVRLASVENRVAITEITDQELKKNAQVKVGDVVVAVDGEDIQQRIGQLKKITAGSSAAGRVRDALPYALAGADGSAAKTLIEDAGGNQHEVMLPRSTALWKFWNARRDGAIFKILPGNIGYADLDRLELKDVDAMFDALMQTDALILDMRGYPRRTLWRIASRLNVNGAKFAANISRRVATAFPSGENSLNSIQQSLPKPNAGKPLYQGKVVMLIDESTQSQAEHAGLFFEAATPITFIGSASAGANGDISRLVLPGAITVSFSGQEVRHADGRQLQRVGLQPDIKVAPTLAGIRAGRDEVLERAVEFLQTH comes from the coding sequence ATGTACATGCGCCGTGGCTTTGCGATTTTGTTTTTTCTGGCAGCGGCGGGGCAGGCGCAGGCAGTTGAGCCTACTGCCATTCAGCGGTTAACGGCGATAGCACAGCTTTGGAGCGACGTTAAATGGTACAGTCCGGCGCTGGCCGGCGGCGACATCGATTGGGATCTGGCGCTGGTTGACGCTTTGCCTAAAGCTGAAGCGGCCAGCACGACGCCTGCCTTTCTGGACGCGGTGACGGCCTTGATGCGGCCGCTGCACGACCCGGCGTTCCAGGTTTTCACCATAGACGAGCCCAACTACGTCAGCAAGGATATTCCACAGGAAATCCTGGAATGGCTGCCTGGAGACGTCGCACTGCTGCACCTGCATGCGCTCGGCAGCTTGCGCCCGATCAACGGCGTGGATCCGCTGCTTCAAGCGGCGCTAGGGCAGGTTGCGGCGCGCGCCAAAAAACTGATCGTCGACATGCGTCCGACCAGGGAAAGCGCCGACGATGGCTACGGCATGGAGCTTCCCGATGAGCTGATTGCCAATCTTATCGATCAACCCTTGCTGCTGCCGGCAACCAGGTATCGCTATCACACCGGTTTCCTGCCTGAACGCGGGATTACCACCGGCGGATACTCTTCCGCCAGCCTGACGCTGGAAACCGTGCGGCTGCTGCCCGCGAAGGGCGCGCATGCCGTGCCGATGGTGTTCATCGTCAATCAGCTGAACCGGGTTCCTCTTGCCGCGCTAGCCTTGCAGCGCGCAGGCAAGGCTTGGATCCTGGCGGAAGGCCAGTTCTCGGCCGCATGGGCTGTCCCGGTCAGAGCTATTACGGTCGACGGCGGCAAAGCCGGCATCAACTATAGCGTCGCTGAACTGATATTCGCAGACGGCGCTAGCGGTGTCGGCGCCGATGCCAGCGTGGCGCCGGACCGCTCTGCGAGCGCCGGCAGTCCAGCGGCCAGGGCTGCGCTGAAGCTGCTTGGAAGCGGCGTCAAGCCGGGCAGGGCCACGGCATACTCCATGAGGGCTGCAATGCCGGTACGGCAGATTGCGCAGAGTTATCCCGAGATGAGGTTTCCAGCCTTGCCCTGGCGCCAGCTGGCCGTGATCAAGCTGTGGTCGACCATGGATAAATTCTTCCCCTACCTGGCCTATACGGATAGGCCATGGAATGACGCCTTGCCTGAATTCCTTGCCCGCATGGAGACGGTGCGCGACGGCCGCGAGTATGCTCTTGCCTTGACGGAAATGGCGACCTGGCTGGATGACAGCCACGTTCGGGTCGACGGCCCCGAGCACGCCTCTCTGGTTGGCGAAGCGCCGGCCGGCGTGCGTTTGGCCAGCGTCGAAAATCGTGTCGCGATTACGGAAATAACCGACCAGGAGCTTAAGAAGAATGCGCAGGTGAAGGTGGGCGATGTTGTCGTGGCGGTCGACGGTGAAGACATTCAGCAACGTATCGGTCAGCTGAAAAAAATTACCGCCGGATCCAGCGCAGCGGGGCGCGTGCGTGATGCGCTTCCTTATGCGCTTGCCGGCGCCGATGGCAGTGCGGCAAAGACATTGATCGAAGATGCGGGCGGGAACCAGCATGAAGTGATGCTTCCGCGTTCGACTGCCTTGTGGAAATTCTGGAATGCCAGGCGTGATGGCGCGATCTTCAAGATCTTGCCCGGGAATATAGGCTACGCTGACCTCGATCGTTTGGAGCTGAAAGATGTCGACGCCATGTTCGACGCTCTCATGCAGACAGACGCCCTGATCCTCGATATGCGGGGCTATCCGCGCCGCACCTTGTGGCGAATCGCTTCCAGGCTTAACGTCAATGGCGCAAAATTCGCTGCAAATATTTCGCGCCGGGTTGCGACCGCTTTTCCCTCGGGAGAGAACAGCCTCAACTCCATCCAGCAGTCTCTGCCCAAGCCTAACGCCGGCAAGCCCCTGTACCAAGGGAAGGTGGTGATGCTGATCGATGAAAGTACGCAGAGCCAGGCAGAGCACGCCGGCCTTTTCTTTGAGGCCGCCACGCCCATCACCTTTATCGGCAGCGCCAGCGCCGGCGCCAATGGCGATATCAGCAGACTGGTTCTGCCCGGCGCCATCACGGTTTCCTTCTCCGGCCAGGAAGTACGTCACGCCGACGGCCGCCAGCTGCAGCGGGTCGGCCTGCAGCCCGATATCAAGGTTGCGCCCACCCTGGCTGGAATCAGGGCCGGCCGCGATGAGGTGCTGGAACGGGCGGTGGAATTCCTGCAAACGCATTGA